A stretch of Gossypium hirsutum isolate 1008001.06 chromosome A06, Gossypium_hirsutum_v2.1, whole genome shotgun sequence DNA encodes these proteins:
- the LOC121230315 gene encoding uncharacterized protein, with translation MAVAFTHLSWWLWSGKHQEPRIANGSSLSSSPDSGLLDSDNLKFPLVKRANMASSSRKVRRKWHSREERKIDREYDVVIVPSDGGCVSGSESDGSDYSIGWMEPHGPGFNSDDESDNSFAVLVPCYGHRQDDMLEDPKNNLLGAIVNIPNYYSSASKNYVEQWLSSLQTS, from the exons ATGGCTGTGGCTTTTACTCATCTTTCATGGTGGTTATGGAGTGGTAAACATCAAGAACCTAGAATTGCTAATGGATCTTCTTTAAGTTCGTCGCCGGATTCCGGTTTATTAGATTCGGATAATCTGAAGTTTCCATTGGTTAAGAGAGCTAATATGGCGTCTTCATCTAGAAAAGTTAGGAGGAAATGGCATAGCCGTGAAGAAAGAAAGATTGATAGGGAATATGATGTAGTTATTGTCCCGTCGGACGGAGGGTGTGTTTCGGGGTCCGAATCCGATGGTTCAGATTACTCCATTGGATGGATGGAACCTCATGGACCTGGTTTCAACAGTGATGATGAATCAGACAATAGCTTTGCTGTGTTGGTTCCATGTTATGGTCATAGACAAGATGATATGTTGGAAGATCCAAAGAACAACCTTTTGGGTGCCATTGTCAACATTCCTAACTATTATTCTTCTG CAAGCAAAAATTACGTGGAACAGTGGCTTTCATCTCTGCAGACTAGCTAA